From the Porphyrobacter sp. CACIAM 03H1 genome, the window GATCAGCGATCTGATGACCAGCGACGTCATCGCGGAACTGAACGACTACGTGCGCGAGGACCTGATGGAGGCCCTGCCCGCGCAGGCGGTCGCCACCATCGCCGAGCAGCTCGACACCGATGACGCGGTGCAGCTCATCGAGGACCTCGATGAGGACGACCAGCGCGCGGTCATGGCCGAGCTCGAGCCGGAGACCCGCGAGGCCGTCTCGAGCGCGCTCGCCTATCCCGAGGAAACCGCCGGGCGCCTGATGAGCCGGCACTTCGTGGCGGTGCCCGAACATCTGACGGTCGGCGATCTGATCGATTACCTGCGCGAGGCCGGCGATCTGGAGCATGACTTCTTCGAAGTCTTCGTGATTGACGAGCGGCACCATCCGGTCGGCACCTGCGCCCTGAACTGGATCCTCACCACCCCGCGCTCGGTCAAGCTGACCGACGTGATGAAGCGCGACCAGACCCTGATCCCGGTGACGATGGATCAGGAAGAGGTCGCGCTGATGTTCCAGAAATACGCGCTGATCTCGGCCGCCGTGGTGGACGAGAGCGGGCGGCTGGTCGGCCAGATGACCGTCGACGATATCGTCCACATCATCTCCGAAGAGGCGGGCGAGGACGCGCTGCTGCTGTCGGGCGCGGGCGACGGGGACATCAACGAGCCGATCGTCGATTCCTACAAGGCCCGGGTGCGCTGGCTGCTGGCGAACCTCGTGACCGCTTCGGTCGCCTCGACCGTGATCGCGCAGTTCGAGGACGTGATCGCGACGATGGTGGCACTTGCGGTGCTGATGCCGATCGTGGCGGGGATCGGAGGGAATGCCGGCACGCAGACTCTTGCGGTGACGGTGCGCGCGATCGCCACCAACCAGCTCACCGACGCCAACACCTCCCGCGCGATCCGGCGCGAACTCAGTATCGCGGCCCTCAACGGCGCGAGCATCGCGGTGGTGCTCGGCAGCATCGTCGCGGTGCTCTTCGGCAACCCGCTGCTCGGCGGCGTGATCGGCGCGGCGATCCTGTGCAACATCATGATCGCCGGCATTGCGGGCGTGTGCGTGCCGCTGGTGCTGCAACGCCTGAAGGCCGACCCGGCGATCTCCTCGTCGATCTTCGTCACCATGACGACCGACTCGATGGGCTTCCTGGTCTTCCTCAGTTTGGCAGTGGTGAGCGGTCTGGTCGGCTGATAGCCTCTCCCGAAACACAGCGGGGAGAGAGCGATGGCAGGACGGGTGGCAGGCAAGGTGGTGCTGCTGACAGGCGGCGCGATGGGGCTCGGCAAGGCGTCGGCCAAGGCGCTGCTGGCCGAGGGTGCCACGGTGATCATCACCGATATCGACGAGGCGGCGGGCAGCGCCACGGCAGCGGAGCTGGGCTGCGGTTACATCCGGCAGGACGTGACCGACTGGGCGCGCTGGCAGGAAGTGATCGCGGAGGTCGAACAGGTCCACGGGCGGCTCGACGTGCTGGTGAACAACGCCGCGATCACCGTGTTCGGCTCGATCGCCGACATCTCGCCGGAGGATTTCCGGCGCTGCTACACCGTCGACGTCGACTCGATCTTCATGGGCTGCAAGGCGGCGATCCCGCTGATGGCGAAGGGCGGCGGCGGATCGATCGTCAACTTCTCGTCGGCGGCGGGCAACAAGGTCTCGCCCGATCTTGCCGCCTACAACTCCGCGAAGGCGGCCGTGGTGACGCTGACCAAGTCGATCGCGCTCTACTGCGCGCGCGAGAAGAACGGGGTGCGGGTCAATTCGGTCCAGCCGGGAACGATCCTTACGCCCAACGTCGAGAGCGTCATCGCCGGCACACCCGACCCCGAGGCGACCCGCGCCGCCTTCTCCATCGCCCAGCCCATCGGTCGGATGGGCGAGGTCGAGGATATCGCCCACCTCGTGGTCTACCTCGCCAGCGACGAAAGCAGGTTCGCCACCGGCGCGCCCTTCATCGTCGATGGCGGGTTGAGTATCGCTTGATGGGCAGCGCGGAGGATCGTTTCGCCATCATCGATCTGGCCGCACACTACATGCGCGGGCTGGACCGGCTCGACGGGGCATTGCTGGCGGCGCAGTTCTGGCCCGAGGCGCGGTGCGAATACGGGGTGTTCTCCGGCTCGCCAGCCGACTTCGCAGACTTCTGCATGACCATGCTCGCCGGGCACCAGCGCAACCATCACCTGATCGGCCAGCACCTGATCGACTTCGCCGGCGAAGATGAGGCCTTCGGCGAAGTCTACTACCAGGCCTATCACCGCGTTTTCGATGACGGCGACGCGCCGCGCGATCTGTTCATCTCCGGACGTTACGTCGATCGCTACGAGCGGCGCGGGGGCATCTGGAAGATCGCCTACCGCAGCGAGCTGGTCGACTGGGTGCGCGATGATCCCGCGACCGACGGCATGGTTGCAGCCACCCCCTTCATCATGGGTCAGCGCAAGCCCGACGACCCGCTCTACCACCGCGAGGCGATGCGGTGAGCAGGCCCGATCTCACCGCCCCGTCCGACCCCGCACTCGCGCCGGGGGAGGCGCGCTGCCCCGGCCCCTCGATGCAGGACATCCTCGATGCCGATGGGGACAATCCCCCTGCCGCGATGCGCGCGCAGGCCTACACCTTCCTCGGCGACGCAGACCTGCCCTTCGCGCGCTACACCGACCCGGCCTTCCACGATCTCGAGATGGAGCGCCTGTGGCCGGGCGTGTGGCAATGGGCCTGCCGCGAGGAGCATATCCCCGATCCCGGCGACCGCTATGTTTACGACGTCGGCCACCACTCGGTGCTGGTGATGCGCGGGGCCGACCGGCAGATCCGTGCCTTCGTCAATTCCTGTCCCCACCGGGGGATGAAGTTCGCCGCCGAAGGTTCGCGCGGGGTGCGGCGGGCGCATATCCGCTGCCCGTTTCACGGGATGAGCTGGAACCTCGACGGCAGCTTGCGGGAAATCCCCTGTCGATGGGACTTCCCCCACGTCTCCGACGAGAATTTCGGCCTCGACGAAGTCGCCTGCGAGACCTGGGGCGGGTTCGTCTTCATCCACATGGGTGCCGATCCGCCGCCGCTGGCCGAGCAGCTCGAAGTGATGCCGGAGCACTTCAAGCTCTGGCCGATGCACGACCGCTATGTCGCGCTCCACACCGAGAAGGTGCTGCCCGCCAACTGGAAGATGGCGATGGAGGCTTTTCTGGAAGCCTTCCACGTGCTCGAGACCCACGCGCAGGCGGTCTACACCGCCGCCGATGCCAATGCGCAATACGACATCTTCGGCAAGCACGTGTCGCGCTTCATCCATGCGGTCGGCGTGCCCTCGCCCCACCTCAGGCAGGAGGTCAGCGAGGCGACGCTGTTCGGCAAGCTGGGGCGCGATCCCTCCGCCTTGCCTGAGGGCGCCAAGGCCCGCGCCGAGCACGCGCGACTGTTGCGCGAGGAACTGG encodes:
- the mgtE gene encoding magnesium transporter yields the protein MADDRIPEDDLLIADSGEVEVRPDDRVDDERHDEENRLKADYVGAVRDALDAGDKGAVYDLVEPLHAADIADLIELLDRSERAQLATAISDLMTSDVIAELNDYVREDLMEALPAQAVATIAEQLDTDDAVQLIEDLDEDDQRAVMAELEPETREAVSSALAYPEETAGRLMSRHFVAVPEHLTVGDLIDYLREAGDLEHDFFEVFVIDERHHPVGTCALNWILTTPRSVKLTDVMKRDQTLIPVTMDQEEVALMFQKYALISAAVVDESGRLVGQMTVDDIVHIISEEAGEDALLLSGAGDGDINEPIVDSYKARVRWLLANLVTASVASTVIAQFEDVIATMVALAVLMPIVAGIGGNAGTQTLAVTVRAIATNQLTDANTSRAIRRELSIAALNGASIAVVLGSIVAVLFGNPLLGGVIGAAILCNIMIAGIAGVCVPLVLQRLKADPAISSSIFVTMTTDSMGFLVFLSLAVVSGLVG
- a CDS encoding glucose 1-dehydrogenase, giving the protein MAGRVAGKVVLLTGGAMGLGKASAKALLAEGATVIITDIDEAAGSATAAELGCGYIRQDVTDWARWQEVIAEVEQVHGRLDVLVNNAAITVFGSIADISPEDFRRCYTVDVDSIFMGCKAAIPLMAKGGGGSIVNFSSAAGNKVSPDLAAYNSAKAAVVTLTKSIALYCAREKNGVRVNSVQPGTILTPNVESVIAGTPDPEATRAAFSIAQPIGRMGEVEDIAHLVVYLASDESRFATGAPFIVDGGLSIA
- a CDS encoding aromatic ring-hydroxylating dioxygenase subunit alpha, producing the protein MSRPDLTAPSDPALAPGEARCPGPSMQDILDADGDNPPAAMRAQAYTFLGDADLPFARYTDPAFHDLEMERLWPGVWQWACREEHIPDPGDRYVYDVGHHSVLVMRGADRQIRAFVNSCPHRGMKFAAEGSRGVRRAHIRCPFHGMSWNLDGSLREIPCRWDFPHVSDENFGLDEVACETWGGFVFIHMGADPPPLAEQLEVMPEHFKLWPMHDRYVALHTEKVLPANWKMAMEAFLEAFHVLETHAQAVYTAADANAQYDIFGKHVSRFIHAVGVPSPHLRQEVSEATLFGKLGRDPSALPEGAKARAEHARLLREELGAAFGTDLSSVSTSEMMDSIEYFLFPNAFFFPGIGIRLCYRFRPLGPDECLHEILVLQPLPASGERPPPATPVRLGVEDSYTTVPGFALAEILDQDTENLKLQRDGAKASRKGAQTLGNYQEARIRRLHLTLDEYLAR
- a CDS encoding nuclear transport factor 2 family protein, whose translation is MGSAEDRFAIIDLAAHYMRGLDRLDGALLAAQFWPEARCEYGVFSGSPADFADFCMTMLAGHQRNHHLIGQHLIDFAGEDEAFGEVYYQAYHRVFDDGDAPRDLFISGRYVDRYERRGGIWKIAYRSELVDWVRDDPATDGMVAATPFIMGQRKPDDPLYHREAMR